GGCACATCCTCGCTGCCTGTTTTAACATGTGCCAGATCATCTTGAAGCTCGAAGATCTCCGGGCAAGTCTCCGCGCACATTCCACAGCCGGTACAAATGGTTTCATCGATCGTTACTTTCATCGTTGCCCCCTTGGGTTTATTTACGTCCAACTCAACCTTCATTTGATGGGCATTCGTTTAACTTCGTACCAACAACACGGGACACCTGGCCGCCCTTGAAACCTTTTCCGCGACACTGCCGATGAGATGACTTAGCAGCCCCGTCTTTCCATGTGACGCAATTACGATCAGATCCATCTTTTTGTCTTCCTGTTCTTTCAAGATCTCTTCGTATGGAGTGCCCTTTCTGATATCCGGGACAATTTCTACTGATTCTGCTTCCTTCAACTTGTCGAGCTGTTTCCGGATCATCTCTTTCGCTGAATCAATACTTTGCTGCTCCAGTTGGTCTACCATCTGTTTATCAATACAGTAGTCAACGATACACTGCTGGGTTACCCCGATAACGTGCAAAAGATAGATCCTGGCATTGTTTTGTCTTGCGATGTCTGTTGCATGCTGCAGGGCTTTGTCCGAGTATTCGGAAAAATCTGTTGGTACAAGAATTGTTTTTGGCGAAAACATATGGTCCTCCTTTATATTTTTTGATAAATCATAATTGCCGGTTCGTCATTGTCAGAGTCCCTACAGAATGGTATGTATTTTTTCTGGTATTCACCAACATATGATCCAGATAGACCATTTTTAGTTGATATAGAGCCCTCCAAAGTTCTTCATGCATTTCAACCAGTACCTTTATTTTGTTTAATGTGTCAAATTTCATCAGTAACTCTTTCTGTTTCTTTTCCGCGAGACAGGCATCGGCAATAAGAAATAAGCCGTTGT
Above is a window of Syntrophorhabdaceae bacterium DNA encoding:
- a CDS encoding ferredoxin, whose product is MKVTIDETICTGCGMCAETCPEIFELQDDLAHVKTGSEDVPEQYEDACREAADSCPVGAIEIE
- a CDS encoding universal stress protein produces the protein MFSPKTILVPTDFSEYSDKALQHATDIARQNNARIYLLHVIGVTQQCIVDYCIDKQMVDQLEQQSIDSAKEMIRKQLDKLKEAESVEIVPDIRKGTPYEEILKEQEDKKMDLIVIASHGKTGLLSHLIGSVAEKVSRAARCPVLLVRS